In Bacteroidota bacterium, the genomic window TTAACGGAGGTATTGCCGAATCCATTTATAAACCAAACCACAATAAAAATAAACTCAGCAACTAATTTTAAATATGAAAGAATAAAATTGTTTGATTGCGCTGGTAGGGAAATGAGAAGTGAAAACTTTTTAGGCAAGCAAGTTGTAATCAAAAGAGAGAATCTGCAAAGCGGAGTTTATCTTTATCAAATCATTTCTGAAAATAAAACTATTGCAGAAGGAAAGTTGGTGGTGCAGTAGTTTCCATCTACAAATATTATTCGTTCAGGATTTATTGCACAGGAAGTAGATTCTGCTGCTCAAATAGTAGGGTATGATTTCAGCGGTATAGATAAAAACAGTAAAGTTATGGGTTTACGCTACACAGAATTTGTCGTTCCATTGATAAAAGCAGTTCAAGAACAGCAAAAATTGATTGATACTTTATTTGTAATGGTTAATGCTAAAAGTGGTCAGCGTATTGAGAATACAAGTGGAAGCGGAAATAATACCATTGAAACAGACATAACGCTTACTAACAAGAAAATAGTTCTCGACCAAAATTCTCCGAATCCATTTCATGACCAGACAACAATTACTTACGAAATCAAAACAGATTTTAAAACTGCTGCAATCATGTTTACAGACATGGGCGGAGAAATAATCAAAGAAGTGCCGATTAGAGAGAAAGGAAAAGGACAAATAAATGTTTTTGCGCAGGATTTGACTACTGGAATGTATACTTACTATATTGTTGTTGATGGCAAAACAATGTATGCTAAAAAAATGGTGAAAGAATAATTAAATCTGCAACCTGTTATTAAAAAGCCCATCTATAAAAAATAGAATGGGCTTTTATTTTTATCTTTATCTTTAATAACTTAAAATACTTTACTATGAAATACTGTTTATTAATTGCATTCACTTTTGTTGCATTTATAGCAAAGGCGCAAATAACATTAGTGCATACCTATGATTCTGCTGGATATTATGGTGTTCCTAAATGCTGGCAGCAATTATATATTGTAAAGCTTGAAGTTGATGGCGATAAATTTGTATTTGCTGACAAGGCTGATAAATTACTTAGATTCTATAATTTGAATCACACGCTATGGAAAACAATATCTTTTGCCAATGCAACAGACATGGATTCAATCTATAATAATCAATGGATTAATTACATATCTCAACATTTATTTGACCTTGATGATGAAATTGAATTTCTATATATTGATAATGGCGGTAATCCAATAGTAGAGGTAACTCAGGTTGTTAATGAAGACGGTAGCATATTGTTCACTGCAAATAATCAAGGTGCGCGTCTAAATGCCAGTGCTCCGCAAACCCAATTGCCAATTTACAATACCAGTGCTGGTACATTTATGATTTTGAGTGGCGGGGCAAGTACTGATGGTAATGCATATGTTTATAGTTTGCCCGGTACCTTAAGCAATGCAATACAAGAAGGCAACGCGCAACTAATGCAGGCGCAGGGCGGGGCTTTAAGCAACTTATACCCAAACCCCAGCAATGGAGCAGTAACATTGCAATATGCCTTGCCCAAAGGAGAAAAACAAGGAGAAATAATTTTATACAACACGCATGGCGCAGAGGTAAAACGCTACAAAGTAGATGATACTTTTAGTGATATAATACTTGATAACAAACAACTGCCTGCGGGCACTTACTTTTATCAACTCACTACCAGTAAAGGCGCGGTGGGGAGTAAGAAAATGGTGGTGGTGAAATAGGTTATATTCAAAAATGTTAAGTGAAAGGCGGGAAATGTTCTCGCCTTTTTTTTATTTTCGAGTTCCCGCCAAATCAAAACGCATAGCCCTTGCCGTTCTGATTACTGCTTACCGATTACTTTTCCATCTCCATTTCTCCTATGAAAATCTGATTTCATCAAGCATCGTTATTAACAAGAGCGTGTTTGAAAGTTGAAAACCCGGCATTTTTTATCAGCTTCATTTTGAAATAGTTTTGCTTGCAACACTTAAAAAAAGTTTTCGGTTTATGGTCTTTGGTTTTACGGTTGTTGAACAGTAAACCATAAACTGTAAACTATAAACCTAAAAAATACGACATGATTAAATACATTATTATTCTGATGAACATGCTGGCGCTCCTTGTGGTGCGCTTATTTTTTTCTCCTGATGTAATGGTGAAAATGGATGCTCCATCTAAAGTGAAGCCGGGCGATGAAATTACCATCTCGCTTACCATTAATAAAGGATCCATTGCCGGAGTCGGTCACATGAAGCAAGTGCTTCCTGCCGGTTTTGGCAACGCAACTGTGGTGGAAGCAAAAAGTTCGGAATTCAAATACCTGCCTGAAGACAATGTAATAAAGTTCACATGGATTTCTCTTCCTGCCGACCAGGAGTTCACCGTATCCTATAAGGTAACGGTTGATGCAACAGCTCCAAACGGAAATGTTGACCTTGGAGGAAAATTTTCTTATGTGCTCGACAACGAAAAGCAAACCTTTGAACTGCCTCCGCAAAGCATACAGGTAGTTAACGAAACAATGGCGACCACCACCACAACTACTGAACCTGAAACCACTGCCACCACCACTACTCTGCCCGAAACTACCGCAACTACCACTACAGAACCTGAAACCACTGCCACTTCGGCTGAAACAAAAGTTTCTGCATCGGTCACCGCAAGCAGAACCATTGTTGGAAGCCCCGAAGGCGGAATGGAATTTACGGTTGAACTCAATGTGCATAAGGATGGAATGAAAGGATTTGCCCGCGTTCAGGAAACACTGCCTGCAGGATTGACAGCCATTTCACTTGACAACAAAGGCGGAACTTTTTCTTTTCAGGATCAGAAAGTGAAAATCATCTGGGATAATCTTCCTGCGGATGAAGACATAAAAGTTTCTTACCGCGTTGCGGTGGCAGATAATGTTTCCGGTCCCATGGCTATCATGGGCTCCTTCTCGTATGTAGAAAATGATGACCCAAAGAAAGCCGATATACCTTCCACCGCTATTATAGTGCAGGCAAAAAGCACCTGGGTGGCAGGCACCAACACCACTTCAGTAACTCCGCCTGAAACCACGCTGACCAATGTTCCTGTGCCTGACAGCAAAGTGGCTTACAAAATTCAGATATGCGCGCTCTCTAAAATGGACAGATCCACTTCCTACTTTCAAAACAAATATGCAATCAGCAACAAAGTGAATATGGAATTTCATGAAGGATGGAGAAAATACATTGTAGGAAAATACAGCATGTATAAAGAGGCGCGCGATTACCGCGAAAGCGTTCGTTCAAAAGGCGTGGAGAATCCGTTTGTTACTGCCTATAATAACGGAAAAAGAATTACTGTGCAGGAAGCCCTGATGGTTTCCAATCAGCAATGGATACGATAAGGTTTATGGTTTAGAGTTTACAGTTCAACAACCGTAAACTGTAAACTCTAAGTTATTATCTTTGATGCGATGAAGCGAAAATACTTTCTCCTGCTTGGTGTTCTTTTTGCCATCTGCCATCTGCCATCTGCCATCTGCCATGCCCAGGATACTACTGCTGCGCCAAAGCCATACTATCCCTATCCCCCTCCGTTTCCTCCTAATGATAAAGTGATTTTAGATTCTTCGGAATTTGTAAATACGAAACTGATGCAGCCCACTATTGGAATCGGGCCGGGCATTCTTACTTTTTATGGAGATGTGAGTGATAAATTTAACATAGCTCCTTCTCTCAGCCGTATGGCGTATCACCTTTCGGTATCAGAATATATAACAAGGTCGCTGATGCTTAGCGCGCGCGCCCTGTTTGGCACGCTGGCAGGCAATGAACGCGGACCCCGCTTTTCAAACTTCGAGTCGCGCATCCGTTCCGGAGGAATTAATATCACCTATAACTTTGATAACTTTCTTCCTAAGAAAAGAAGAATTGACCCGTTCATTGTTACCGGATTTGAATATTTTGAATACCTGACGAAAGCAGATTTGTTTGATGCCTCAGGCAATCAATATCACTACTGGAGCGATGGTTCTTTAATGAACATGGATGAGAGTGCTCCGAATGCCCAGTTCAATGCCATTGCGCTTTCGCGCGACTATACGTATGAAACAGATGTGCGGAAATGGAACAACTCCTTGTTTGGAAAATATTCTGAACACTCGTTTGCCGTTCCCTTTGGCGCGGGTGTTAATCTTCACCTTGCTCCGCGATGGAATTTCAAACTCGGAGCCACTATGCACTTCTCCTTCACTGATTACATTGACGGAATCACACCCGATAACAAAGGCGCAGGAAAAGGAGACAGCAAGAAAGATAATTTTCTGGAAACTTATTTTACTTTATCTTTTGATTTATTCAATCCGAAACCGCCTTACATCTCCCCTCTCACCGATGCGGAGTATCTTGCCATTGCCAATGAAGATACCGATGGCGATGGCGTAATTGATTTTAAAGATTCCTGCCAGGGAACTCCGCCCGGTGTTGGCGTGGATGCAAAGGGCTGCCCCATTGACAGCGATGGAGACCGTTTCCCTGATTACATGGATAAAGAAGTGAACTCTCCCCCTGGCGCTTTCGTAGATGATAACGGAGTGGCAATGAATGATTCCACCATTGCGCGCAACTGGCGCGTGTGGAGCGATACCACCGGTCTATATGCTTATACCGATACCATCATCAATCCTCCCGCTATTGCCGCAGGGGATTGGACAAAGAAACGCGATGCCACCATTGTTTACCGAAGAGAACTTGTCATACTTCTCGGCAACTACAAAGAAGGAGTGCCTCCAACAGAAATGGGAAAACTCCTTAACGTGCCCGATGTGAGAAACACCGTTCAGCCCGATTCATCCACTTCCTACATTGCAGGTTCTTACAACAAAACATCAGATGCCGAAAAAAGAAAGAGCGATATGATTGATGCCGGTTTCCCCAATGCAAAAATAATGGTGCTTAACAAAGACGGCTCTCTTTCAGAACCCACTGCCGATGTGCTTGCCGGATTCAAAGGCGATGGAACAAAGATAACACCGCCTGTCGAGATGAAAGGAGTTGTGTTCCGCGTGCAGTTAGGCGCTTACTCCAAAAAACTTTCTTCCTCTGTGTTTAAAAATGCGGGGCAAACCGTTGAACTGAAAACAGAAGACGGCTTGTATAAATACCTGAGCGGGTCATCAAACACTATTCAGGATGCCCTTAAACTACGGGAGGAATTGGTGAAGAAAGGATTTAACAGCGCTTTTGTGGTGGCGTACAAAGACAACAAGCGTGTTCCGCTTTCTTCTGTGAGCGGTGGCATCTTTCAACCGAAGAATGAAAACATGGAAGAACCCAAAACACCCAAAAGCGCCATTGATAAAAACCTGGTGTTCTTCCGCGTTCAGGTGGGAGCATTTGTAAACGAACCTCCGGCAGACATCCTGCAGAAGATGAATAAAGTGCCGGGGCTTGAAAAGAAAAAGAAACGAAGCGGGGTTACTCAATACCTTGCCGGCAAGTTTAATAGCTATGAAGAAGCGAAAAAGTTCAGAGATGAGATGAACTCAAAATACGGAATACCTGATGCCTTTATGGTTGCTTTCTTTAAAGATGAAATGATTACCGTACAGGAAGCGGTAGAACTGTTGAAATAATCCACTCATTTTCTGTAACTTTTCTCTCTTTCCTAACGTCTGATTGAAAAGATTCTGAAAAAAACTTCCACATTCAAAAAAATGGCATTACTTTTGTATTCACTACTCAAATCTTAAAACAAAAAACCTAAATCCAAATACAATGAAAACATTACTCACACTCATTTCAGCAGCGCTTCTTTTTTCAGCAGCAGGCGCACAAACTCAAACATCACCCACTACTCCGCAGCCCCTGCCCATGACAGCGCCTGCCATGAAGATGCAGAACCCCACTGTCAACGGGGCAGGCACGCAGAACCCTCAGCAGAGCACGCAAACAGCGCCTGCGCCAAAATCTACGGGCACCACTACAGAAACAAAAAAAGCAACTGACAGCAAAGAGTCGCCTTCACCTACTCCTGCGGTTGACAACAAAATTGCTGTAAGCGATCCGGGCGTTCCTGCTGATAAGTCAAACAAAAAAACTGCAGGCACCACTCCAACTACCGAAAAGAAAACTCCAAACAGTTCGGGGGTTTCTCCTAAGTAAATCAGTTATCGGTGACCGGTAATCAGTAAGCCGATAACTGATTACCGATTGCCTTTTTTTTACTAATACTGTTTATAAAATGAGACCACAATTCACAGCAGGATTTTTACTTCTCTTCTCTCTTCCGTTATTGAGCTTCAGCCAGATAAACGGGCTGAATGCGTTAAAGCAGGTTACAAACGCTTTAACAACGCAAGACACCACTTCACAAAAGAAAAAAAGCACCGGCACTCAATCGAATCTTGCCGTGAGTGATGAAGGAACTCCTAATAAGCCAAAGGATAATAAAAAAGTAATCATTGAAAATCCGATTGACAAAGCGAAAGAGAACTTAATTGAAAAGACCGCTCCTTCTTCTGGCAGCACCGGCAGTTCTACGGGCAATCTTGCAGTGAGTGACGAGGGTGTTGGAGGAAAAGATAAAAGAAAAACAAACAGGGAAGCAACCGGCACTGCTACAACTCCTGAACAGCCCAAGCAAGAAACGGTTACGCCCGCTCCAAAATAGTTTTCAGAATTTACTTTCAAAATCCTTAAACCTTTTTGCAGCCCCGTCTTTTTCAGAAAAGATGGGGTTTTTTATTCCCCAGTCAATCGCTAAATCATTATCGCACCAGAGAATTGCATCTTCTGACTGCTTGTTATACGTGCCAGAACATTTGTAGGAGAAAATGGTGTTGTCTTCCAACACCGAAAAGCCATGAGCAAATCCAACAGGAAGATACAGCATGGTTTTGTTGGAAGCGGAAAGAGTAAGTGAAAAATGTTTGCCATACGTGGGAGATTTTTTCCGGATATCAACCGCCACATCCAGCACTGCTCCTGCAATCACGCGCACTAATTTTGCCTGAGCATAAGGGGGATTCTGAAAATGCA contains:
- a CDS encoding T9SS type A sorting domain-containing protein, which translates into the protein MGLRYTEFVVPLIKAVQEQQKLIDTLFVMVNAKSGQRIENTSGSGNNTIETDITLTNKKIVLDQNSPNPFHDQTTITYEIKTDFKTAAIMFTDMGGEIIKEVPIREKGKGQINVFAQDLTTGMYTYYIVVDGKTMYAKKMVKE
- the rfbC gene encoding dTDP-4-dehydrorhamnose 3,5-epimerase; translation: MQVITTPLSGLFVIQPKVFEDPRGYFFESYNKNIFAKHGIAEEFVQDNESLSQKGVLRGLHFQNPPYAQAKLVRVIAGAVLDVAVDIRKKSPTYGKHFSLTLSASNKTMLYLPVGFAHGFSVLEDNTIFSYKCSGTYNKQSEDAILWCDNDLAIDWGIKNPIFSEKDGAAKRFKDFESKF
- a CDS encoding SPOR domain-containing protein codes for the protein MKRKYFLLLGVLFAICHLPSAICHAQDTTAAPKPYYPYPPPFPPNDKVILDSSEFVNTKLMQPTIGIGPGILTFYGDVSDKFNIAPSLSRMAYHLSVSEYITRSLMLSARALFGTLAGNERGPRFSNFESRIRSGGINITYNFDNFLPKKRRIDPFIVTGFEYFEYLTKADLFDASGNQYHYWSDGSLMNMDESAPNAQFNAIALSRDYTYETDVRKWNNSLFGKYSEHSFAVPFGAGVNLHLAPRWNFKLGATMHFSFTDYIDGITPDNKGAGKGDSKKDNFLETYFTLSFDLFNPKPPYISPLTDAEYLAIANEDTDGDGVIDFKDSCQGTPPGVGVDAKGCPIDSDGDRFPDYMDKEVNSPPGAFVDDNGVAMNDSTIARNWRVWSDTTGLYAYTDTIINPPAIAAGDWTKKRDATIVYRRELVILLGNYKEGVPPTEMGKLLNVPDVRNTVQPDSSTSYIAGSYNKTSDAEKRKSDMIDAGFPNAKIMVLNKDGSLSEPTADVLAGFKGDGTKITPPVEMKGVVFRVQLGAYSKKLSSSVFKNAGQTVELKTEDGLYKYLSGSSNTIQDALKLREELVKKGFNSAFVVAYKDNKRVPLSSVSGGIFQPKNENMEEPKTPKSAIDKNLVFFRVQVGAFVNEPPADILQKMNKVPGLEKKKKRSGVTQYLAGKFNSYEEAKKFRDEMNSKYGIPDAFMVAFFKDEMITVQEAVELLK
- a CDS encoding T9SS type A sorting domain-containing protein encodes the protein MKYCLLIAFTFVAFIAKAQITLVHTYDSAGYYGVPKCWQQLYIVKLEVDGDKFVFADKADKLLRFYNLNHTLWKTISFANATDMDSIYNNQWINYISQHLFDLDDEIEFLYIDNGGNPIVEVTQVVNEDGSILFTANNQGARLNASAPQTQLPIYNTSAGTFMILSGGASTDGNAYVYSLPGTLSNAIQEGNAQLMQAQGGALSNLYPNPSNGAVTLQYALPKGEKQGEIILYNTHGAEVKRYKVDDTFSDIILDNKQLPAGTYFYQLTTSKGAVGSKKMVVVK